From one Mycolicibacterium sp. HK-90 genomic stretch:
- a CDS encoding adenosine-specific kinase, with protein sequence MTAPAPSWDVVSVDKPDDLNVVIGQAHFIKTVEDLHEAMVGVSPSLRFGLAFCEASGPRLVRRSGNDPELVELAVRNALSIAAGHTFVIFLRDGFPVNVLNPVKGVPEVCSIFCATANPVDVLIAVTPLGRGIVGVVDGQPPLGVESDDDEAARRDLLRAIGYKL encoded by the coding sequence GTGACTGCACCGGCGCCGTCCTGGGACGTGGTATCCGTGGACAAACCCGACGACCTCAACGTCGTCATCGGTCAGGCGCACTTCATCAAGACGGTCGAGGACCTGCACGAGGCGATGGTGGGGGTCAGCCCGTCGTTGCGGTTCGGGCTGGCCTTCTGCGAAGCGTCCGGGCCACGGCTGGTGCGCCGCAGCGGAAACGATCCCGAGCTGGTCGAGCTGGCGGTGCGTAACGCGCTGTCGATCGCCGCGGGACACACGTTTGTGATCTTCCTGCGCGACGGCTTCCCGGTGAACGTCCTCAACCCGGTCAAGGGAGTGCCCGAGGTCTGTTCGATCTTCTGCGCCACCGCCAATCCGGTCGATGTGTTGATCGCCGTCACCCCGCTCGGCCGCGGCATCGTGGGCGTCGTCGACGGTCAGCCGCCCCTGGGCGTCGAATCCGATGACGACGAGGCGGCGCGACGGGATCTGTTGCGCGCGATCGGTTACAAGCTCTGA
- the arc gene encoding proteasome ATPase: protein MSESERSDGFAESFSAGHSQPMSSDDAAELESLRREAAVLREQLENAVGPQSGLRSARDVHQLEARIDSLASRNAKLMDTLKEARQQLLALREEVDRLGQPPSGYGVLLGTHEDETVDVFTSGRKMRLTCSPNIETASLKQGQTVRLNEALTVVEAGTFEAVGEISTLREILADGHRALVVGHADEERIVWLAEPLIAVEDLPEESAALDLDDDRPRRLRPGDSLLVDTKAGYAFERIPKAEVEDLVLEEVPDVSYNDIGGLGRQIEQIRDAVELPFLHKELYREYSLRPPKGVLLYGPPGCGKTLIAKAVANSLAKKMAEVRGDDAREAKSYFLNIKGPELLNKFVGETERHIRLIFQRAREKASEGTPVIVFFDEMDSIFRTRGTGVSSDVETTVVPQLLSEIDGVEGLENVIVIGASNREDMIDPAILRPGRLDVKIKIERPDAESAQDIFSKYLTEALPVHADDLAEFGGDRSLTIKTMIEKVVDRMYAEIDDNRFLEVTYANGDKEVMYFKDFNSGAMIQNVVDRAKKNAIKSVLETGQPGLRIQHLLDSIVDEFAENEDLPNTTNPDDWARISGKKGERIVYIRTLVTGKSSSASRAIDTESNLGQYL from the coding sequence GCCACTCGCAGCCCATGTCCAGCGATGACGCCGCCGAGCTGGAATCGCTGCGCCGTGAGGCCGCGGTTCTGCGTGAGCAACTGGAGAACGCGGTAGGTCCCCAGAGCGGACTGCGTAGCGCCCGCGATGTCCACCAGCTTGAGGCGCGGATCGACTCGCTCGCCTCCCGAAATGCGAAGCTCATGGACACCCTCAAGGAAGCTCGCCAGCAGCTGCTCGCCCTGCGCGAGGAAGTGGACCGACTGGGCCAGCCGCCCAGCGGCTACGGCGTGCTGTTGGGCACCCACGAGGACGAGACCGTCGACGTCTTCACCTCTGGCCGCAAGATGCGACTGACCTGCTCGCCGAACATCGAGACGGCATCCCTCAAGCAGGGCCAGACGGTCCGGCTGAACGAGGCGCTCACGGTCGTCGAGGCCGGAACCTTCGAGGCGGTCGGCGAGATCAGCACGTTGCGCGAGATCCTGGCCGACGGGCACCGGGCCCTGGTGGTCGGGCATGCCGACGAGGAGCGCATCGTCTGGCTGGCCGAGCCCCTGATCGCGGTCGAGGATCTGCCCGAGGAGTCGGCCGCTCTCGATCTCGACGACGACCGGCCGCGCAGGCTGCGCCCCGGCGATTCACTGCTGGTCGACACCAAGGCGGGCTACGCCTTCGAGCGAATCCCCAAGGCCGAGGTCGAGGATCTGGTGCTCGAAGAGGTGCCGGATGTCAGCTACAACGACATCGGTGGCCTCGGCCGCCAGATCGAGCAGATCCGCGATGCGGTCGAGCTGCCGTTCCTGCACAAGGAGCTCTACCGCGAGTACTCGCTGCGCCCGCCGAAGGGTGTGCTGCTCTACGGTCCTCCCGGTTGCGGTAAGACGCTGATCGCCAAGGCGGTGGCGAACTCACTCGCGAAGAAGATGGCCGAGGTTCGTGGCGACGACGCCCGTGAGGCGAAGAGCTACTTCCTCAACATCAAGGGCCCCGAGCTGCTGAACAAGTTCGTCGGCGAGACCGAGCGCCACATCCGGCTGATCTTCCAGCGCGCCCGGGAGAAGGCGTCCGAGGGCACCCCGGTGATCGTGTTCTTCGACGAGATGGACTCGATCTTCCGTACCCGTGGCACCGGCGTCAGCTCTGATGTCGAGACAACCGTTGTGCCGCAGCTGCTTTCGGAGATCGACGGCGTGGAAGGGCTGGAGAACGTCATCGTGATCGGCGCCTCCAACCGCGAGGACATGATCGACCCGGCGATCCTGCGGCCTGGCCGCCTGGACGTCAAGATCAAGATCGAGCGCCCCGACGCCGAATCGGCACAGGACATCTTCAGCAAGTACCTGACCGAGGCGCTGCCGGTGCATGCCGACGATCTCGCCGAGTTCGGTGGCGACCGCTCCCTGACGATCAAGACCATGATCGAGAAGGTTGTGGACCGGATGTACGCCGAGATCGACGACAACCGGTTCCTGGAGGTCACCTACGCCAACGGTGACAAGGAAGTCATGTACTTCAAGGACTTCAACTCCGGCGCCATGATCCAGAACGTCGTCGACCGGGCGAAGAAGAACGCCATCAAGAGCGTGCTGGAGACCGGTCAGCCCGGTCTGCGCATCCAGCACCTGCTCGATTCGATCGTCGACGAGTTCGCGGAGAACGAGGACCTGCCCAACACCACGAATCCCGATGACTGGGCCCGGATCTCGGGTAAGAAGGGCGAGCGGATCGTCTACATCCGCACCCTGGTCACCGGGAAGAGCTCGTCGGCCAGCCGTGCCATTGACACCGAGTCGAACCTGGGGCAGTACCTCTAA